The Pogona vitticeps strain Pit_001003342236 chromosome W, PviZW2.1, whole genome shotgun sequence DNA window gtcctccccctcccctccccccatcgcccccccctttccattcaggggaaaaacaggaagaggaagaagaagaagaggagcggCGTCGAAGGGGAACCGGAGGTGGGGAGCCCCgctctctgcccccccaccctctaggatccggggggggggaagaagaggccgctttgcaaggggggaggggaggggattcctcgcgagtttcccgccagaggaccGGGAAGGAGGGGAGCCATCttcggtcgggggggggggaaatgcaggaccgctgtttttttttggggggggggggttcagaagtagcctcttctccccccccctgccaACCCCGGAGACCCCCCACAATCCGCTCGGTCTGCGAAGCACGAAAGGccttgagggggaggggagggggaggggaggggggtccctttgtttctctccctgccctcctcctcctcctcctcctcttcctcttcctcctcgtatGGAGGCGGGGCTACATTGGGAGGGGGGGCCGAATGGGAAGTCTGGGAGGGGCCTCGATCCcaccgtgtcccccccccccgagcgagACACCCGGGCCCTTCTCGCTGtgcgggtcgggggggggggtcctcctcGACCCCCGtctttccccagatcctgcaggCAGCCTCTTTTGGGAGGGGGTGGCGGATATGGGGAAAGGTGGGGATCGGTCCCCCttgctgtttctcttccctccaatgtctccttcctccaggaaccccctcccccaaacttcacccccccccccccagatcggAAGCGGGATgcagtggggaggagagggggggtctGCAAAGGGAGGACACGAGGGGGGGGTCCCAGAAATGGGGCTTTGGGGGTGAAGAGGGGGGTCAGCTGGGGGCGATGgggctcccctccttccccccccatgcCTGGCCTGCTATCCTGAGTGTCCTCTGGATTCCCCCCCAAGTCTCGGGTGTTTGAAGGGGGCTCCTCAGAACAGTCTCTACGGTGCCCCATGGTTTTGTCTGTTTTCGTTTTGTCTCCTTTTGCCTTGTTTTATTCCTCTGGATTTCCCCCAGCGTGCTTGCAGAGACGAAGTCGGCTCCCTCTTCTCAAAGGGCGAGGGTGGGCAGTGAGTGAGTCGCCTTGCTTTCTGCTCTCCTCTGGAGGGAGTCGGGGAGCTTTCGCTGCCCTTTGGCGGCGGTGGTTGTCAATCGCAGGCACACTCAGTCTCTTACAGTGGTTGCGGTTGTTGTACTGCGCTCGCTGTGCTAGACTAGTTTCCTTTTGCGTGTTgcttgggattgttctgatggcAACATTTGCATGAGTGAGTAGATCTTTTACGGGTTGACTCtctgggaggggagaggggggcggCATCTCCGGACATGGCCGAGGTTTCCTCCTGTGGTTGCAAGGCCGTTTTCCTTCTGGGTCTCCTCGAGGGGGAGGGGGATtcaaagggggaggaagaggggatcTCTGGGGTCCAGATCTGGGACCCCCCCCATGGGTAGGGAGACCCCACCCACCGCTGCAAGgccctagtatttatttatttatttatttatttaatatcccgcctatctagccagaGGAGGGCTTCATCATCCACTGGGTGGGTGGAGTTTCCTTCCCTGCGAGGagaccctccccttcccccctgaATCCTGCCAGCAACCGCCccggtgggtggggagagaggaacgtgggagaaagtaacttgcctcccatctctttgccccccccccccgcgtgcctCCCTCTCATGACGTGggatgcccccctccctccctcccttaaagtCCTAGGTGGGGCTGGGGAGGAAAATGGGAGGCGGTgctgggggggcaggagggaggaggCCCCATCCCTGGCAACATGAGGGAAAAGGGGGTTGCTGAGtgaaagggaggaaggggagaaaaacgTCTGTCGGACCTCTTGCTCttttgcgcgcgcgcgcacacacacacacacacagagagagagagagagagagagagagggatcttTCTGGAGCGGAGGCTGAAAGGGAGATCCATCTCCCCAGGAATGGTCTTTTCTTCGAagttgttctccccccccccccccaaaaaacgctTCAGGAATTTGGTTCCTGAAGGCGCTATCGAGGGCCGTCggctctgcaaaagacctgccccctcaCTCCTCCTCCCAGGGGATTCGCCCTCCTGCCTCCAGTTCCTGGCTCTCCGTGGGGTGGAGCAGAaaaggggctttggaaagaggccgcAAGAGGCTCTGGTCCTTCCACACggagggcaggaggaaggaaggaccagaAAAGGCAgcccagcctctccttctggggcgtcTCTTTCTCCTGGCGGGTCTTTTGtggagtgaatggctctgaagggtccgtTCCAGACCAAGTGACCACAAAACGCTTTCGTTTACTGCAGGGGCAACTGACACCAAGACCACCCCCACCCTCAGTGGCCGCCGTTCTCAACCCCGTGAGGTGACAAGAAGTAACAACTGGTCCCCTGAGAACAGAGGTCCACCACATCACACGGGCTCTGGTGAtttctagatgttgattttgtttaccatttttagtgtagcTTTGGTTTGATTCTCTTTAAGGTTTGTAGACTTGCTGTTTTCAAGAACGTTcaaatcttgtgttttaaagattTACATTAGCTGCATTGTGAcctttttctaaggagaaaggtggggtaaaatatttcaaataaatagtgggagaaaTACCATCTTGTATGCTGGTGCTTTCATCGCAGGTGTCCGCGGGAAGCATGgttcctgttgctctctggttcccgcCTGTTGCCCCCCTTCCTCCCTGGGTTGGTGGAGGTTTTATCTCGGAGCCCGGCAtgagatcttccttccttccttccttcctccctccctccctccctccctcctttctttctttcttccttccttccttccttccttccttccttccttccttccttccttccttccttccttcctcccttcctcccttcctcccttcctccctcctttctttctttctttctttctttctttctttctttctttctttctttctttctttctttccaatagAAACATGAGGAAGGCACATCCCGGaatgaaatgtttttgatttgctttatccgtaAAGCCTCCCGGatgatcttttctgtttttcttttctcctaggaaggggcgagactgaacaaaaaccaaaaacaaagaacCACATTCCAGATCCCTCCATcgtttgcaaggtcagtgagatttcaagaggagGCTTAAGTAGCCCTGCCCCACGCACACTCTCTAGTGTCTCAGTTTCCCTgacccagcagggatttgaatccaggtctcctggtttcccgtctggtactccatccatgacaccacagttcttctttgaacatgtgccCAGCGGTGATTTTGGGGGTAcggttttctttttatcttttttaggtgtattatttaaaataaaatctcagtcctgctcaccccaaccccatgctcaccaagggcaggtcctcttgacAAGAGGCAAGCCTTGGtcgtcctgatttggggtgtgtgtgtgtgtgtgggggggttccccttcaaggctccctccttcttctccctgAACAGACAAGGCAGAGtggggggattttgctttgcGCCGTCAACTTTTGCTTAAAACTCTTAGGATAGTCGATCAACAGGGAACCTCAGTTCTGTGCCCACCTTCTCCTTCgatgggaggataaaagggacggTAGACGGAGGCTGAATGGGGGTTCAGCCCCCAttcaggatgggggggggcttcCGACTGGGTGCCCCTGATGTATGTGATTTGCAGGGTTCCCAACACTCGCTGGGCGTCCTTCTGGACCCAACGCTGTCAATGTTGAACCAGGTGGTGCCGGCGGTCCGATCTGCTCACTTCCCTCTCAGACGAATTGCCCAGCTGGGTCCCTGCCTGGATGCCCTGTGGCTCCCCGGATGGGTCCACACACAGAGAGTCTCTAAAGAAGCCAGAAAGGTTGACTAAAGAGCTTTCAACTCagctaagtgtaaaaaaaaagtacaagaaaaaaaaaagacccaaaggACTATTGCcctgtcagtctgacatcaattcctggaaagagTCTAGAATTGatcattaagcagacagtttgcatttacttagaaagcaatgctgtcattactagaagtcaacacgggtttttcaaaaaacaagtcatgccagactaattcaatctccttttttttttttcaaaatttctaTATCCTTTATTTTTAAGCAACAATCCAGCTTTATCAAGATACAACACACAATTAGAAGGATGAGATTCTCACCTCATGGTCAAGCACTAGCATGATCATGCATAGCACTGGAGTCATTTGGACTAGAATGTCCCttctgagatttgtctccacCCAAAGCTAACTTCCATGTGGTCCATTCCACCATCGCTTAAAGGGGACCGATACTCAAGGAACAGAACAGCAGGCTCATGTCACCAGTCATAACTGGCACTGGCCGCATTTTCTCATGGCTGAATCAAGAGTCTTCTTAAGACAGCATGGTTGATTACTAGCACCACAACTCTACTGTTCTGTAGTGCACAACAGGGCTTCAGACATTTGCCAGTTATTGAACAATACCTTGGATAACCAACCAGCATGTGTTGCAGAAATGGGtaagggagaaagaggaaaaagaacattTGTTACCCACCTTCTGATATGTACACCCCCAACTTTCAGTCCTCCTAAGCCAACTGAGGGGTTTCTATGTGTTTCAAGACAAAAATGCCACCTAGCACACTTAGAACCAACCAGCCTAGTTGATAAAACACACCACTATAAGAGACCTTAGAAACCATTTGGTCAGCCACAGGCTGCATAATAAGTACCACTGCTCTACATctaccactgggggggggaggaatcacacATGCTACTTCCATTAGACCCAAGGGGGACAATACAGaagttgggaaagaaaaaaaaacaccttcctttaaaataataataataaaaaagatgaaGTACATAAAGTGCTTCTTTAATGATAGCTTGAGAAGTACAGTCAGGCTCAAGTTGTGCAGTTCACAagcatggaagaaaaaaagaaagaacgacAGACATGAGTTCCAAGTAATAAGAAGGAGCAAAGGAGGATGATTTTTAACCGAGGACTAGGCTGGATTTTCCGCCAGGTGGATTTCTCCTAGATGGTGCTGGTGCTGAGGCTACTGGGCTAGGCACTGGTGCAGCCGGCAGGGGCTTTTCTTCACTCAGGCCTGAAGCAGCTTCTATTTCAACTTCTGTGTTTTCAGGAGCCTCGCCTTCCCCGCTCTTTGGATCTACACAATCACCAGAATTTGCATCAGAAGAATTTATCCTGTCTGAGCCAAGTTCTTCAGGATTTTCACTGATATCACTGGACTTGGCTGTTGATCTAGCCCAGGAGGGTGGATTCTCTTCTGGGGTCCCAAAGATACTGGATGCCATCttgctccttcttcctccttgctgttcttttggCAAATCAAATCCAAGGTTGAAATTGGAACCACCACCTGGCGGACGAAGAACCCTAGAGCTGCTACGTCCGCTGGGGTCCATCCCCTTAAATGTGGTTGTGGTTGTCATGGCGGGGAAGAGCCGGAATGAAGAAACCGCCCGAGTGACGAGGCTAGCGGAAGATGATATTCCCGCACCTCTCCCTCAGTTGCTGCCGGCGAAAACTGCAGTCTTCAATCTCCTTTTTTAATAGAGTTGCAGGGCTGGTGGATGAAGGGAATCCTGTGGATGTAGGATATCTtgagttcattttttttaaaaaaatatttattttccaaatcaaatgcaacaatacaaaatacttaccaACAATCTAAAACCCAGTGCACCCCCATGCCCACGGGACCTTTTGgagtaattcttttattactttcctttcactaattcaCATTCaagaaatctaccccaaatagcattaaaaatattcaaacttatttcccctcttttcaccttaatttcagtagtcaatttgtcatttaacgaaATGTCcctacttcattataccaatcttctactatgatatcatgtttgtctttcccGTGTCTAGCTACGTATTAATAAtttagcacttgtcataaaattataaatcaattcctttgagtaatAATCAAGCTCTAATTTATCAAAAATTAACAACTAAGCAATTTTTGAGTTAAGGTCAatctcttttccaaatatatcatatatttccttaaaaatcaattttcaaaATTTCTCAATCTATTTACACTCCcaaccacatatgataatatgtgccaatttcttcatcacatttccaacaggccttagaatattctgaattttttctgttcaatttcactggagtaatgtaccaccttaaactaattttttaaaaaatctcctttatTTTAAcgaacattaatcttaaaactctcgtcttccagattttttttccaatcttctattctgatttctgtctttaaattatgttcccaaattgataTCAATCCTTctatttcattctctttctcctcctgatccaaaattaggttatcaATTTTACTTAGTACTGCCTTCCTCAAACCATCCTTCtccatgtcttcatgtgatgatagaaattgttcatacttagtacattctctacatttgccaatAATCCTCAACCATTCTTTAGTCCATCTgcctaattggatataattgtaCCATGACAGTTTATTAGTTTCAAGTTtagctataatctgatcctttgagctcattttaatcatccagcccttcaatctggcaactttttatccttaaacaaatcaacaaatcccTTCAAGTTtactgggaaattttctattccAGTCACTAATTTTATTGGTGAAGTAAAAGGACAAAATTCTTTTGCATAGAAAAATTGTTTCAAAATGAGTGTTATTGTAGGAAATTGTCTCATAAAAAGCATAGCCCTAAAAGCTTACCAGACTCAAAAACAAAAGTAGTGTTCAACTCTAAACCAACACAGTCTTAAAAGAATTTAGCGACATGTACACATTCCTTATTTTTCGCTCCAAACGTTTTTGAAGAAAAACTCcatcttcaaaaggaagaaatgcatttaaaaagtagttttataTACCGGTGACATGGAGTTTTATTTCTTAGCTGCTCATCCCTcccgagcggaagtgacgtcctagcatatcttgatttcagtaaggccttcgacaaggttcctcacaatattcttgcaaagaagctggTACAGTGTGGGACGgacagtgctactgttaggtggatttgtaattggtggactgaccaaacccaaagggtgACCACAAACGGCTCCCCTTCGTCCTTGAAAGAGGTGACTTGTGGGGTGCCACAGGTttctgttctgggtcccgtgTTATTCAACATATTTAGCAAttccttggatgaaggaatagagagtatgccgattaaatttgcagatgataccaaattggcaggggttgctaattccccagaggacaggattaaaattcagaatgaccttgacagattagagttatggaccaaaactaacaaaatgaattttgacagggagaaatgtaaggtcctacagcaAGGCAGAAAAAATGATCTGCACAGATCTAGGatctaggatggaagacacctggctagaaaAACAGGACCCGTGAAAAGGATCCAGGAGTCTTGGTAAAGCGCAAGCCGAATATGAGTCAGCattgtgatgcggctgccaagaaagccgaTGCGATTCTTCATTGCatacatacagttgtgttcaaaattattcaacccccaatgctgtaaaggggtttagggactatagtgtacatttggaattgtattcagaatgaaatcctacaaggacgttttaaagaaccaaatgcaactaaaataacatcaattgtttatgtaatacatttatttatttatttatttatttcatttataccccgcctatctagtcaattgtgaccactctaggcggcttacaacatacatttaaaaagaaacatataacaaaccacatcacaaataataatttacataaattaagataaaataaaattaaaaaatttttttcccaaagatggcgagaaacggggtatattataacagaaaaagaaagtgttaggtagaaagggggaaggcctgcctaaacatccatgttttcagttgtttcttgaaaatacccagcgagggagctgcgcgaatgtcaggaggtaagttgttccagaggcgaggagccaccgccgagaaggcccggtttcttgtcttttcctcccgggcctccctcggcgtcaggctcctcagcctcacctcctgactcgctcgggtgacacgggtagaactgggtgggagtaagcgttccgccaagtatcgaggccctaaaccgtttagggctttaaacgtaagcgtcagaactttgaagtcaacgcggaaccgaatgggcagccaatgcagcgcggccagaataggagaaatgtgatggtatcttcgagctccacttagtagtctggccgccgcattctgcaccacttggagtttccgcgtcagcctcaaaggtagccccacgtagagcacattacagtggtctaatcttgagattacgagcgcatggaccagggtggtgagcgcccccacattgagatagggtcgcagccgggctatccgccaaagatgaaaaaaggcggtgcggaccacggacgccacctgagtctccatggagagcgccgggtccaggtggatccccagactgcgaaccccactctttgcggcaagagtcacccccccaaatgagagggagtcacccaagccgccaacagtgggggcacccaccctcaagacctccgtcttgtccgggttcagcctcagcccgttctcctgcatccattccagtacggcccccaggcagcgctggagggacaggacgacatcacctgcagttggagtaaaggagatgtagagctgggtgtcatccgcatactgatgacacgatgctccacatcccctgatgaccccacccagcggcctcataaagatattaaacagcattggggagatgatcgacccctgtggaaccccacaattgaggctccacggggccgagacactctccccaagctgtactctctggggacggtcctccaagaaggaacggagccaggcaagcgccaggccaccaattcccagctcggagagcctccccaggaggataccgtggtcgacggtatcgaaggccgctgagatgtcgagaaggactaacagagaaatttttcccctgtcagcctccctcagtagg harbors:
- the LOC144585022 gene encoding jupiter microtubule associated homolog 1-like; translation: MTTTTTFKGMDPSGRSSSRVLRPPGGGSNFNLGFDLPKEQQGGRRSKMASSIFGTPEENPPSWARSTAKSSDISENPEELGSDRINSSDANSGDCVDPKSGEGEAPENTEVEIEAASGLSEEKPLPAAPVPSPVASAPAPSRRNPPGGKSSLVLG